A part of Acidimicrobiales bacterium genomic DNA contains:
- a CDS encoding DUF167 domain-containing protein, producing MADDLFDVSGSDEAPVLHIRVMVHPGAGRTEVVGQQGDAVKVRVAAPPVEGRANRAVVELMADLLGAKPAQVEVESGESSRAKRLRVEGVDPAHARRILTAALERSGSRASGRRAGPPPGPRRV from the coding sequence GTGGCCGACGACCTCTTCGACGTTTCCGGCTCCGACGAGGCGCCCGTGCTGCACATCCGCGTGATGGTCCACCCCGGCGCCGGCCGGACCGAGGTCGTGGGACAGCAGGGGGACGCCGTCAAGGTGCGGGTGGCGGCCCCGCCGGTGGAGGGACGGGCCAACCGGGCCGTGGTGGAGCTGATGGCGGACCTGCTCGGAGCCAAGCCGGCGCAGGTCGAGGTGGAGTCGGGCGAGTCGAGCCGGGCCAAGCGGCTCCGGGTCGAGGGGGTCGATCCCGCCCACGCCCGGCGGATCCTCACCGCCGCCCTCGAGCGGTCCGGCTCGCGGGCCTCGGGGCGCCGGGCCGGCCCGCCTCCGGGCCCCCGCCGGGTCTGA
- a CDS encoding TraR/DksA C4-type zinc finger protein — MKKGEAKGTAKKAAPSGQGAKKAVKAAPSAKAVSAKASTSKTAAAGRAAAKAAPAKASPAKSPPAKAPAAKAPPAKAPAAKGTAAKVGSTRAPAKAAPAKAPAAKSPPAKTPPAKAPAKAAGGKSAPAAKSAPAAKSAPAAKSAPAKAAPAKAPAARASAAVTDGKDSAVVQEPAPETAAARTVPAKEAPSRSGVAKSAPAPKPPPKLPPPDPKFLDEQRILLRAERTTYLEQAEALRAEAEALARDMEPGDIQFDDESGEGGTVNVDRERDLALSAQAQAEVEEIDYALAKIEAGTYGVCERCGHAIPRARLKALPQARLCVECKSGGLSRR; from the coding sequence GTGAAGAAGGGCGAAGCCAAAGGCACGGCCAAGAAGGCAGCTCCCTCGGGTCAGGGGGCCAAGAAGGCGGTCAAGGCCGCGCCGTCCGCCAAGGCCGTCTCGGCCAAGGCGTCGACGTCGAAGACGGCTGCGGCCGGCCGCGCCGCCGCCAAGGCGGCCCCGGCCAAGGCGTCCCCCGCCAAGTCCCCGCCGGCCAAGGCTCCGGCGGCCAAGGCTCCGCCGGCCAAGGCTCCGGCGGCCAAGGGCACGGCGGCCAAGGTGGGATCGACCCGCGCCCCGGCCAAGGCCGCCCCGGCCAAGGCCCCCGCCGCCAAGTCCCCGCCGGCCAAGACGCCGCCGGCCAAGGCCCCGGCCAAGGCCGCCGGCGGCAAGTCGGCTCCGGCCGCCAAGTCGGCTCCCGCCGCCAAGTCGGCTCCCGCCGCCAAGTCGGCTCCGGCCAAGGCCGCCCCGGCCAAGGCCCCGGCCGCCAGGGCGAGTGCCGCCGTCACGGATGGGAAGGACTCGGCGGTGGTCCAGGAGCCGGCACCGGAGACGGCCGCTGCCCGGACGGTGCCCGCCAAGGAGGCACCGTCCCGGTCCGGGGTGGCCAAGTCGGCACCCGCCCCCAAGCCTCCGCCCAAGCTGCCGCCGCCCGATCCCAAGTTCCTCGACGAGCAGCGGATCTTGCTGCGGGCGGAGCGGACCACCTACCTCGAGCAGGCCGAGGCGCTGCGCGCCGAGGCCGAGGCGCTGGCCCGGGACATGGAGCCGGGGGACATCCAGTTCGACGACGAGTCCGGGGAGGGGGGCACGGTCAACGTCGACCGGGAGCGGGACCTGGCGCTGTCGGCCCAGGCCCAGGCCGAGGTCGAGGAGATCGACTACGCCCTCGCCAAGATCGAGGCGGGCACCTACGGGGTCTGCGAGCGCTGCGGCCATGCCATCCCCCGGGCCCGGCTCAAGGCCCTGCCCCAGGCCCGG